In the Streptomyces sp. NBC_00525 genome, one interval contains:
- a CDS encoding L,D-transpeptidase — MNHTPRIRPVVSCTLLAATLVAGAAACGDSDGHPLSAQPFDAADEISFNTPDGGKKVDPDKPLEVRVDADDGRITDVTAVDAAGRHLAGELDADGLRWHSTAPLAAGTRYTVKVRMEDDDGAPGTRTMSFDTARATKFLKVTFGPRAGTYGVGQPLTATLSAPVTDNASRATVERGLKVRSTPAVTGSWYWVDDKTLHYRPKEYWPTKASIEVSSNLTGIKVTNALYGAPAKPLKITTGDRIEAVTDAAEHVMTVLRNGEVINTIPVTTGKPGFDTRNGVKVVLEKEYLVRMRGESIGIAAGSPDSYDLDVYYATRVTWSGEYVHAAPWSTGSQGYANVSHGCTGMSTGEAEWFYNTVRKGDIVSVVGSDGETMTPFDNGYGDWNLSWAKWQQGSALHNDTTAPKVDKVSAARLRPRV, encoded by the coding sequence ATGAACCACACGCCGCGCATCCGTCCCGTAGTGAGCTGCACTCTGCTGGCCGCGACTCTGGTCGCCGGGGCGGCGGCCTGCGGGGATTCCGATGGTCACCCGCTCTCGGCCCAGCCGTTCGACGCGGCCGACGAGATCTCCTTCAACACGCCGGACGGCGGCAAGAAGGTCGACCCCGACAAACCGCTGGAGGTCCGGGTCGACGCCGACGACGGACGGATCACCGACGTCACGGCCGTGGACGCCGCAGGACGCCATCTGGCGGGCGAACTCGACGCGGACGGGCTCCGCTGGCACTCGACGGCTCCGCTGGCCGCAGGCACCCGTTACACCGTCAAAGTCCGCATGGAGGACGACGACGGGGCCCCGGGCACCCGCACGATGTCGTTCGACACGGCACGCGCCACCAAGTTCCTCAAGGTCACCTTCGGCCCCCGGGCGGGCACCTACGGCGTCGGGCAGCCGCTCACGGCCACGCTCAGCGCCCCGGTCACCGACAACGCCTCCCGCGCCACCGTCGAGCGCGGCCTCAAGGTGCGCTCCACGCCCGCGGTCACCGGGTCCTGGTACTGGGTCGACGACAAGACGCTGCACTACCGGCCCAAGGAGTACTGGCCGACGAAGGCCAGCATCGAGGTCAGCAGCAATCTCACCGGCATCAAGGTGACCAACGCGCTCTACGGGGCGCCCGCGAAGCCGCTGAAGATCACCACCGGCGACCGCATCGAAGCCGTCACCGACGCCGCCGAGCACGTCATGACCGTGCTCCGCAACGGGGAAGTGATCAACACCATTCCAGTCACCACCGGCAAACCGGGCTTCGACACGCGCAACGGCGTCAAGGTTGTACTGGAGAAGGAGTACCTCGTACGTATGCGCGGGGAGTCCATCGGCATCGCGGCCGGCTCGCCGGACTCGTACGACCTCGACGTCTACTACGCCACGCGGGTGACCTGGAGCGGCGAATACGTGCACGCGGCGCCCTGGTCCACCGGCTCGCAGGGCTACGCCAACGTGAGCCACGGCTGCACGGGCATGAGCACCGGCGAGGCCGAGTGGTTCTACAACACCGTGCGCAAGGGCGACATCGTCAGCGTCGTCGGCAGCGACGGCGAGACCATGACGCCCTTCGACAACGGCTACGGCGACTGGAACCTGTCCTGGGCCAAGTGGCAGCAGGGCAGCGCCCTGCACAACGACACCACGGCGCCGAAGGTCGACAAGGTGAGCGCGGCACGGCTGCGCCCCCGCGTCTGA
- the ctaD gene encoding aa3-type cytochrome oxidase subunit I codes for MSILNEPQGAAPADDSYEDELPVRRKQPGNVVIKWLTTTDHKTIGTMYLVTSFAFFCIGGLMALFMRAELARPGTQIMSNEQFNQAFTMHGTIMLLMFATPLFAGFANWIMPLQIGAPDVAFPRLNMFAYWLYLFGSLIAVAGFLTPQGAADFGWFAYAPLSDAVRSPGVGADMWIMGLTFSGFGTILGSVNFITTIICMRAPGMTMFRMPIFTWNVLLTGVLVLLAFPVLAAALFALEADRKFGAHIFDAANGGALLWQHLFWFFGHPEVYIIALPFFGIISEVIPVFSRKPMFGYIGLVAATISIAGLSVTVWAHHMYVTGGVLLPFFSFMTFLIAVPTGVKFFNWIGTMWKGSLSFETPMLWAIGFLITFTFGGLTGVILASPPMDFHVSDSYFVVAHFHYVVFGTVVFAMFSGFHFWWPKFTGKMLDERLGKITFWTLFIGFHGTFLVQHWLGAEGMPRRYADYLAADGFTALNTISTISSFLLGLSILPFFYNIWKTAKYGKKIEVDDPWGYGRSLEWATSCPPPRHNFLTLPRIRSESPAFDLHHPEITALEQLDHAADDDKALAGGKEAGK; via the coding sequence GTGAGCATCCTCAACGAACCCCAGGGTGCCGCGCCAGCAGACGACTCGTACGAGGACGAACTGCCGGTCCGGCGCAAGCAGCCGGGAAACGTCGTCATCAAGTGGCTGACCACCACTGACCACAAGACGATCGGCACGATGTACCTGGTCACCTCGTTCGCGTTCTTCTGCATCGGCGGTCTGATGGCGCTCTTCATGCGCGCCGAGCTGGCCCGTCCGGGCACGCAGATCATGTCGAACGAGCAGTTCAACCAGGCGTTCACGATGCACGGCACGATCATGCTGCTGATGTTCGCGACGCCGCTGTTCGCCGGGTTCGCCAACTGGATCATGCCGCTGCAGATCGGCGCGCCCGACGTGGCGTTCCCGCGGCTGAACATGTTCGCGTACTGGCTGTACCTCTTCGGCTCGCTCATCGCGGTGGCCGGGTTCCTCACCCCCCAGGGTGCGGCCGACTTCGGCTGGTTCGCCTACGCCCCGCTCTCGGACGCCGTCCGCTCGCCGGGTGTCGGCGCCGACATGTGGATCATGGGCCTGACCTTCTCCGGGTTCGGTACGATCCTCGGTTCGGTCAACTTCATCACCACGATCATCTGCATGCGCGCGCCCGGCATGACGATGTTCCGCATGCCGATCTTCACCTGGAACGTCCTGCTGACCGGTGTGCTGGTCCTGCTGGCCTTCCCGGTCCTGGCGGCCGCGCTGTTCGCCCTGGAGGCGGACCGCAAGTTCGGTGCCCATATCTTCGACGCGGCCAATGGCGGCGCGCTGCTGTGGCAACACCTCTTCTGGTTCTTCGGCCATCCAGAGGTGTACATCATCGCCCTGCCGTTCTTCGGAATCATTTCCGAAGTCATCCCGGTATTCAGCCGCAAGCCGATGTTCGGATACATCGGCCTGGTGGCCGCGACGATTTCCATCGCCGGCCTCTCGGTGACCGTGTGGGCCCACCACATGTATGTCACCGGCGGTGTGCTCCTACCGTTCTTCTCCTTCATGACGTTCCTCATCGCGGTACCCACCGGGGTGAAGTTCTTCAACTGGATCGGAACGATGTGGAAGGGCTCGTTGTCCTTCGAGACACCGATGCTCTGGGCGATCGGCTTCCTGATCACCTTCACCTTCGGTGGTCTGACCGGTGTCATCCTGGCCTCGCCGCCGATGGACTTCCACGTCTCCGACTCGTACTTCGTGGTGGCGCACTTCCACTACGTGGTCTTCGGCACCGTGGTGTTCGCGATGTTCTCCGGTTTCCACTTCTGGTGGCCGAAGTTCACCGGCAAGATGCTGGACGAGCGGCTCGGCAAGATCACCTTCTGGACGCTGTTCATCGGCTTCCACGGCACGTTCCTGGTCCAGCACTGGCTGGGCGCGGAGGGCATGCCGCGGCGTTACGCGGACTACCTGGCCGCCGACGGCTTCACCGCGCTGAACACGATCTCGACGATCTCCTCGTTCCTGCTCGGCCTGTCGATCCTGCCGTTCTTCTACAACATCTGGAAGACCGCCAAGTACGGCAAGAAGATCGAGGTCGACGACCCGTGGGGCTACGGCCGCTCGCTGGAGTGGGCGACCTCCTGCCCGCCGCCCCGGCACAACTTCCTCACGCTGCCCCGCATCCGTTCGGAATCCCCGGCGTTCGACCTGCACCACCCGGAGATCACCGCGCTGGAGCAGCTCGACCACGCCGCCGATGACGACAAGGCCCTCGCCGGCGGCAAGGAGGCGGGCAAGTGA
- the qcrA gene encoding cytochrome bc1 complex Rieske iron-sulfur subunit, with amino-acid sequence MSSQEIPEENLPDEQGDAAHDAVAKAHDDPFADPGLPAHRPRIQDIDERAAKRSERTVALMFLLSMLATVAFIASYVIFPVDKIVYIFPIGHVSALNFSLGLSLGLALFLIGAGAVHWARTLMSDVEVADDRHPIEASPEVKAKVLSDFADGARESALGRRKLIRNTMFGALALVPLSGVVLLRDLGPLPEDKLRKTLWAKGKQLVNMNTMQPLRPEDVVVGSLTFAMPEGLEEDAHDFQTQIAKAALMIVRIEPDDIKDKREREWAHEGIVAFSKICTHVGCPISLYEQQTHHVLCPCHQSTFDLADGARVIFGPAGHALPQLRIGVNSEGNLEALGDFEEPVGPAFWERG; translated from the coding sequence ATGAGTAGCCAAGAGATTCCAGAAGAGAACCTGCCCGACGAGCAGGGCGACGCCGCGCACGACGCGGTGGCCAAGGCGCACGACGACCCGTTCGCCGATCCGGGACTGCCGGCCCACCGGCCGCGCATCCAGGACATCGACGAGCGGGCCGCGAAGCGCTCCGAGCGCACCGTCGCGCTGATGTTCCTGTTGTCCATGCTGGCGACGGTGGCGTTCATCGCCTCCTACGTCATCTTCCCGGTCGACAAGATCGTCTACATCTTCCCGATCGGGCACGTGAGCGCGCTCAACTTCTCCCTGGGTCTTTCCCTGGGGCTGGCGCTCTTCCTGATCGGCGCCGGTGCCGTCCACTGGGCGCGCACCCTGATGTCCGACGTCGAGGTCGCCGACGACCGGCACCCGATCGAGGCCTCTCCCGAGGTCAAGGCGAAGGTCCTGTCCGACTTCGCCGACGGCGCCCGTGAGTCGGCGCTCGGCCGGCGCAAGCTGATCCGCAACACCATGTTCGGCGCGCTGGCCCTGGTGCCGCTCTCCGGTGTGGTGCTGCTGCGCGACCTGGGTCCGCTGCCGGAGGACAAGCTCCGCAAGACCCTGTGGGCCAAGGGCAAGCAGCTCGTCAACATGAACACCATGCAGCCGCTGCGTCCCGAGGACGTCGTCGTCGGTTCGCTCACCTTCGCCATGCCCGAGGGCCTGGAGGAGGACGCGCACGACTTCCAGACGCAGATCGCCAAGGCCGCGCTGATGATCGTCCGCATCGAGCCGGACGACATCAAGGACAAGCGCGAGCGCGAGTGGGCCCACGAGGGCATCGTGGCCTTCTCGAAGATCTGCACCCACGTCGGCTGCCCGATCAGCCTCTACGAGCAGCAGACGCACCACGTGCTCTGCCCGTGCCACCAGTCCACCTTCGACCTTGCCGACGGCGCCCGCGTCATCTTCGGTCCGGCCGGTCACGCCCTCCCGCAGCTGCGGATCGGCGTGAACAGCGAGGGCAACCTCGAAGCGCTCGGCGACTTCGAAGAGCCCGTCGGTCCTGCATTCTGGGAGCGCGGATGA
- the ctaE gene encoding aa3-type cytochrome oxidase subunit III produces the protein MATATTVDTGHAHPSVNRPNLTSVGTIIWLSSELMFFAALFAMYFTLRSVTGPEHWEEMASALNFPFAATNTTILVLSSLTCQLGVFAAERGDVKKLRAWFVITFVMGSIFIGGQIFEYTELVKKDGLSLSSDPYGSVFYLTTGFHGLHVTGGLIAFLFVLGRTYAAKRFTHDQATAAIVVSYYWHFVDVVWIGLFATIYMIK, from the coding sequence GTGGCGACAGCAACGACAGTAGATACCGGGCACGCGCACCCGTCGGTCAATCGACCGAACCTCACCAGCGTCGGAACCATCATCTGGTTGAGCTCCGAGCTGATGTTCTTCGCGGCCCTCTTCGCGATGTACTTCACCCTGCGATCGGTGACCGGACCAGAGCACTGGGAGGAAATGGCGTCCGCCCTGAACTTCCCGTTCGCGGCGACGAACACCACGATCCTGGTTCTCTCCTCACTCACCTGCCAGCTCGGCGTCTTCGCCGCGGAGCGGGGCGATGTGAAGAAGCTCCGTGCCTGGTTCGTGATCACTTTCGTGATGGGTTCGATCTTCATCGGAGGCCAGATCTTCGAGTACACGGAGCTGGTGAAGAAGGACGGCCTCTCGCTGTCCTCCGACCCGTACGGCTCGGTGTTCTACCTGACCACCGGCTTCCACGGTCTGCATGTGACAGGCGGTCTCATCGCCTTCCTGTTCGTCCTGGGCAGGACGTACGCGGCCAAGAGGTTCACCCATGACCAGGCGACCGCTGCCATCGTCGTGTCCTATTACTGGCACTTCGTCGATGTCGTGTGGATCGGCCTCTTCGCCACGATCTACATGATCAAGTAA
- the qcrC gene encoding cytochrome bc1 complex diheme cytochrome c subunit gives MKKLSARRRHPLAAVVVLLLALAATGGLYAAFAPASKAQADDTAQSLAIEEGKKLYSVGCASCHGTGGQGTTDGPQLVGVGSAAVDFQVGTGRMPAQQPGAQVPKKKVIYSQAEIDQLAAYVASLGAGPVVPTKSQVDPAGADIAKGGELFRTNCAQCHNFTGRGGALTDGKYAPDLEGVSPKHLYEAMVTGPQNMPSFPDSTMPGKQKRDIIAYVKTVNSSDTASPGGLSLGGLGPVSEGLFGWIFGLGGLIAIAVWVAAHTAKAKKS, from the coding sequence GTGAAAAAGCTCTCCGCACGACGACGCCATCCGTTGGCGGCGGTCGTCGTACTACTCCTCGCGCTGGCGGCCACCGGGGGGCTGTACGCCGCGTTTGCGCCCGCGAGCAAGGCACAGGCCGACGACACCGCCCAGTCCCTCGCCATCGAAGAGGGCAAGAAGCTGTACTCCGTCGGTTGCGCCAGCTGCCACGGGACCGGCGGTCAGGGGACCACCGACGGGCCCCAGCTTGTCGGCGTGGGCTCCGCCGCCGTGGACTTCCAGGTCGGCACCGGCCGGATGCCCGCGCAGCAGCCGGGCGCCCAGGTGCCCAAGAAGAAGGTCATCTACAGCCAGGCCGAGATCGACCAGCTCGCGGCGTACGTCGCGTCGCTCGGCGCCGGTCCGGTCGTCCCGACCAAGAGCCAGGTCGACCCGGCGGGTGCGGACATCGCCAAGGGTGGCGAGCTCTTCCGCACCAACTGCGCGCAGTGCCACAACTTCACCGGCCGGGGCGGGGCCCTGACGGACGGCAAGTACGCGCCGGACCTGGAGGGCGTGAGCCCGAAGCATCTCTACGAGGCCATGGTCACCGGCCCGCAGAACATGCCGTCCTTCCCCGACTCGACGATGCCCGGGAAGCAGAAGCGGGACATCATCGCCTACGTCAAGACCGTCAACAGCTCCGACACGGCATCCCCCGGCGGCCTCAGCCTCGGTGGTCTGGGTCCGGTCAGCGAGGGTCTGTTCGGCTGGATCTTCGGCCTGGGTGGTCTGATCGCAATCGCCGTTTGGGTCGCGGCCCACACCGCTAAGGCCAAGAAGTCATGA
- the qcrB gene encoding cytochrome bc1 complex cytochrome b subunit yields the protein MSTATNTPDAPASGNRKAPAGERVADWADGRLGIYSLAKANMRKIFPDHWSFMLGEICLYSFIIIILTGVYLTLFFEPSMAETVYHGPYEPMQGIRMSEAYASTLNISFDVRGGLLVRQIHHWAAIVFLAGMFVHMFRVFFTGAYRKPREINWLFGFLLFVLGMFTGFTGYSLPDDLLSGTGVRFTQGAILATPIVGTYISMFLFGGEFPGHDIIARFYSIHILLLPGIMLGLVVGHLILVFYHKHTQFAGPGKTNKNVVGMPLLPVYMAKAGGFFFLVFGFIAIMAAVATINPIWSIGPYRPDQVSTGAQPDWYMGFAEGFVRVMPGWEINLWGHTLVLGVFIPLVLFGLVLGVLALWPFIESWITGDKREHHILDKPRNAPTRTALGVSWVTIYFVMLVGGGNDIWATHFSLSLNAISWFVRIAFFVGPVVAFIVTRRICLGLQRRDKEKVLHGRESGLIKRLPHGEFVEVHEPLSPEMLHKLTAHEQYKPLEIGPEVDENGVRRKVSALQKLRARLSRSLYGEHSQIAKPTAEEYKEITSGHGHH from the coding sequence ATGAGTACTGCGACGAACACACCCGACGCCCCCGCGTCGGGCAACCGCAAGGCGCCCGCCGGTGAGCGGGTGGCCGACTGGGCCGACGGCCGGCTGGGGATCTACTCCCTCGCCAAGGCCAACATGCGGAAGATCTTCCCGGACCACTGGTCCTTCATGCTCGGGGAGATCTGCCTCTACAGCTTCATCATCATCATCCTCACGGGTGTGTACCTGACGCTGTTCTTCGAGCCGAGCATGGCCGAGACCGTCTACCACGGCCCGTACGAGCCCATGCAGGGCATCCGGATGTCCGAGGCCTACGCCTCGACGCTGAACATCAGCTTCGACGTCCGCGGCGGTCTGCTCGTCCGGCAGATCCACCACTGGGCCGCGATCGTGTTCCTCGCGGGCATGTTCGTGCACATGTTCCGGGTGTTCTTCACCGGTGCGTACCGCAAGCCGCGCGAGATCAACTGGCTGTTCGGCTTCCTGCTGTTCGTCCTCGGCATGTTCACCGGCTTCACCGGTTACTCGCTGCCGGACGACCTGCTCTCGGGCACGGGTGTCCGCTTCACCCAGGGCGCGATCCTGGCGACGCCGATCGTCGGTACGTACATCTCGATGTTCCTGTTCGGCGGGGAGTTCCCCGGCCACGACATCATCGCGAGGTTCTACTCGATCCACATCCTGCTGCTGCCGGGCATCATGCTCGGGCTCGTGGTCGGCCACCTGATCCTGGTCTTCTACCACAAGCACACGCAGTTCGCGGGCCCCGGAAAGACGAACAAGAACGTCGTCGGCATGCCGCTGCTGCCGGTGTACATGGCGAAGGCCGGCGGGTTCTTCTTCCTGGTCTTCGGCTTCATCGCCATCATGGCGGCGGTCGCCACGATCAACCCGATCTGGTCGATCGGCCCGTACCGTCCCGACCAGGTGTCCACGGGCGCCCAGCCGGACTGGTACATGGGCTTCGCCGAGGGCTTCGTCCGCGTCATGCCGGGCTGGGAGATCAACCTGTGGGGCCACACGCTGGTCCTGGGCGTCTTCATCCCGCTGGTGCTGTTCGGCCTGGTCCTGGGTGTCCTGGCGCTCTGGCCGTTCATCGAGTCCTGGATCACCGGCGACAAGCGCGAGCACCACATCCTGGACAAGCCGCGCAACGCTCCGACCCGGACGGCGCTCGGTGTCTCCTGGGTGACGATCTACTTCGTCATGCTGGTCGGCGGCGGCAACGACATCTGGGCGACGCACTTCAGCCTCTCGCTGAACGCGATCAGCTGGTTCGTCCGCATCGCCTTCTTCGTCGGTCCGGTCGTGGCGTTCATCGTCACGCGGCGGATCTGCCTCGGCCTCCAGCGCCGCGACAAGGAGAAGGTGCTGCACGGCCGCGAGTCCGGGCTCATCAAGCGCCTGCCGCACGGTGAGTTCGTCGAGGTCCACGAGCCGCTGTCGCCGGAGATGCTGCACAAGCTCACCGCACACGAGCAGTACAAGCCGCTCGAGATCGGCCCCGAGGTCGACGAGAACGGTGTGCGGCGCAAGGTCTCCGCGCTCCAGAAGCTGCGGGCACGGCTCAGCAGGAGCCTGTACGGCGAGCACAGCCAGATCGCCAAGCCCACCGCCGAGGAGTACAAGGAGATCACCAGCGGCCACGGCCACCACTGA
- the ctaC gene encoding aa3-type cytochrome oxidase subunit II, whose amino-acid sequence MSPNGSDRSSRRPMRRKLPQVLTAGLILATATGCTYKDFPRLGMPTPVTEEAPRILSLWQGSWAAALATGVLVWGLILWSVIFHRRSRTKVEVPPQTRYNMPIEALYTVVPLIIVSVLFYFTARDETKLLSLSDKPAHTINVVGYQWSWAFNYIEDVDGSATTGNEVPKELDAIPDRFQKAFPKGADGVYDAGIPGDRNPQTGNPGPTLWLPKGEKVRFILTSRDVIHSFWVVPFLMKQDVIPGHTNAFEVTATQEGTFLGKCAELCGVDHSRMLFNVKVVSPERYQAHLKELAEKGQTGYVPAGIEQTDPARNAETNKL is encoded by the coding sequence GTGAGTCCCAACGGCTCCGACCGCTCGTCGCGGCGCCCGATGCGGCGGAAGCTGCCGCAGGTGCTGACTGCGGGCCTGATCCTGGCGACCGCCACCGGTTGCACGTACAAGGACTTCCCCCGCCTTGGAATGCCTACGCCGGTAACGGAAGAGGCCCCACGGATTCTTTCCCTCTGGCAGGGCTCGTGGGCGGCAGCGCTCGCCACGGGCGTGCTTGTCTGGGGTCTGATCCTGTGGAGCGTCATCTTCCACCGGCGCAGCCGCACCAAGGTGGAGGTACCTCCGCAGACCCGGTACAACATGCCCATCGAGGCGCTGTACACCGTGGTCCCCCTGATCATCGTCTCGGTGTTGTTCTACTTCACCGCACGGGACGAGACGAAGCTCCTCTCGCTCTCCGACAAGCCGGCCCACACCATCAACGTGGTCGGCTACCAGTGGAGCTGGGCCTTCAACTACATCGAGGACGTGGACGGCTCCGCCACCACGGGCAACGAGGTCCCCAAGGAACTCGATGCCATTCCGGACCGGTTCCAGAAGGCCTTCCCCAAGGGTGCCGACGGCGTGTACGACGCCGGCATTCCGGGAGACCGGAACCCCCAGACGGGCAACCCCGGCCCGACCCTGTGGCTGCCCAAGGGGGAGAAGGTCCGTTTCATCCTGACTTCGCGTGACGTCATCCACTCCTTCTGGGTGGTGCCGTTCCTCATGAAGCAGGACGTCATTCCGGGCCACACCAACGCCTTCGAGGTGACCGCCACCCAGGAGGGCACCTTCCTGGGCAAGTGCGCCGAGCTCTGCGGCGTCGACCACTCCCGGATGCTCTTCAACGTCAAGGTCGTCTCCCCGGAGCGCTACCAGGCGCACCTCAAGGAGCTGGCGGAGAAGGGTCAGACGGGCTACGTGCCGGCCGGCATCGAGCAGACTGACCCGGCCAGGAATGCGGAGACGAACAAACTGTGA
- a CDS encoding cytochrome c oxidase subunit 4, with the protein MKIQGKMFLGLSVFMLVMAITYGVWSKEPVGTTALFLAFGLSIMVGFYLAFTARRVDAMAQDNKEADVADEAGEVGFFSPHSWQPLGLAIGGAFAFLSIAVGWWLMFFSMPIILISIFGWVFEYYHGENRTQ; encoded by the coding sequence GTGAAGATCCAGGGCAAGATGTTCCTCGGCCTCTCGGTGTTCATGCTGGTCATGGCCATCACGTACGGGGTCTGGTCGAAGGAGCCGGTCGGTACCACCGCCCTGTTCCTCGCGTTCGGCCTGAGCATCATGGTCGGCTTCTACCTGGCCTTCACGGCCCGGCGGGTCGACGCCATGGCGCAGGACAACAAGGAAGCCGACGTGGCCGACGAGGCCGGCGAGGTGGGGTTCTTCTCCCCGCACAGCTGGCAGCCGCTCGGGCTGGCGATCGGCGGCGCGTTCGCCTTTCTGAGCATCGCCGTCGGCTGGTGGCTGATGTTCTTCTCGATGCCGATCATCCTGATCAGCATCTTCGGCTGGGTGTTCGAGTACTACCACGGTGAGAACCGCACCCAGTGA